The window GCTAATTTTTTGAAAGTGAAGGACTTGTTTTTTTGGGTGGCTTGGCGTGCAATGCCTTTTGTAGGCTTACATTGATCTCATATCCGACTAAAACTAAAATGGAGGTTATCCAAAGCCAAAGCATAAGTGCCAACATGGTGCCGATAGACCCATACAATTTATTGTAGCTCGCAAAATTGGTTAGGTAATAGGAGAATAAGAAAAATCCCAAAGTGATAAGTAAGCCTGACACTACTGCTCCTGCGGAGAAAAAATTCCACTTCTTGCTAACAGCAGGAGCCACCCTGAAAATGTAGGCATTGGTGATGACGAATAGTAGCAACAATACAAAAAACCTGAAAAAGGCTAGAGAATAGTAATAAATATTGTTAGATACAAATTCAAATTCTGAGATTTTGAAGAGCAATTCACTTCCTAAAATCATGATAATAACAGCCCCACATATGCTAAGCACCAATACCAATACGATGCTAACAGCTATCATTCTGGTTTGAAAAAAGCCTCTGTATTCTTTTGTACGGTAGACAGCATTGAATGCATTCATCAAGGAGATTACCCCGTTTGTGGACAAATAAAGTGCAAAGAAAAAACCCAGTGATAACATGCCCTGACGTGGTTTGCTGACAATATCCATAATGGTGGGCGCTGCCTCATTATATATGCTTTCCGGTAAGATATCACTTACAAATACCAGGATATTTGACATGGTGACGTCATGTAAAAAATACTGGATATAGGGAATCATGTTCAATAAAAATAACAACATAGGAAATAGGGCAACAGTAAAACTGAATGCCATGGCGCTGGCTCGTTCAAATACATCATCTTTCTGCAAGTGATGCAAGAAAATTTTGCCTACATCATATAAGTTTTGGGCAGGATTGCCAAAATGAATAGGCTTGAGAAGAAGCGCCTTATCGCTTAATCGCTCCAATATGCTGTTGAGTTTTTCTTTCACTCCTTTGAATCGAAATAGGGTTTGAGAAGATCTATAAACCTCGCAGGGGGCCTACATGGCCGATGAGTATCTGTTTTCAAAAAGGTAAGCAAAGTTTCGCCTACATGAATAAGCTCCTCTTTCTCATTGAATATTTCATAATGAAAGCGGATGCGCACACCCGGCATTTCTTTGATGCTGGTTCTAATGGTCAAATGTTCATCGTACCTGCCGGGTAAAAAAAACTTGCTGTGATTTTCTAACACAGGCATCATTACGCCACTTTCTTCCATCTCACGGTAGGAATATCCAACACTGCGAAGTGCTTCCACCCTTCCAACTTCATAATAGGTGGCATAATTGCCGTAATATACATAACCCATTTGGTCCGTTTCTGCATACCTTACTCTTAGCTTGTGCTCTTTTATAAACATCTATTTGAAAATTTTTGCGGCGTTTAATGCATTTTGATAGCGTCGGGCATTGATCATATGATCCCTTAAATTGGTGGCAAATGAATGGTAACCCGAAAAATCTTCTTTGGCACAGAAATACAGGTAGTTATGTGTTTGGAAATTCAGTACGGCATTCAAAGAGCTGATTTCAGGTAGCACAATA of the Cyclobacterium marinum DSM 745 genome contains:
- a CDS encoding acyl-CoA thioesterase gives rise to the protein MFIKEHKLRVRYAETDQMGYVYYGNYATYYEVGRVEALRSVGYSYREMEESGVMMPVLENHSKFFLPGRYDEHLTIRTSIKEMPGVRIRFHYEIFNEKEELIHVGETLLTFLKTDTHRPCRPPARFIDLLKPYFDSKE
- a CDS encoding YihY/virulence factor BrkB family protein; translation: MKEKLNSILERLSDKALLLKPIHFGNPAQNLYDVGKIFLHHLQKDDVFERASAMAFSFTVALFPMLLFLLNMIPYIQYFLHDVTMSNILVFVSDILPESIYNEAAPTIMDIVSKPRQGMLSLGFFFALYLSTNGVISLMNAFNAVYRTKEYRGFFQTRMIAVSIVLVLVLSICGAVIIMILGSELLFKISEFEFVSNNIYYYSLAFFRFFVLLLLFVITNAYIFRVAPAVSKKWNFFSAGAVVSGLLITLGFFLFSYYLTNFASYNKLYGSIGTMLALMLWLWITSILVLVGYEINVSLQKALHAKPPKKTSPSLSKN